The region TTTGTTGTATAAATTTATTTTAATTAAATAAAACATTTTATTTATTTTTAGTTGAGAAGATTTTTATGAATTCTAAAGTTATTATTTTCGATACAACTCTTCGTGATGGAGAGCAAGCATTACAAGCGAGTCTAAGTGTTAAAGAAAAATTACAAATTGCATTATCTCTAGAAAAATCCGGAGTTGACATTATGGAAATAGGATTCCCCATTTCGTCACCTGGAGATTTTAAATCAATTCAAACCATATCTAAAAAAATTAAAAATAGTCGAATATGTAGTTTAGCTCGATGTGTAGAAAAAGATATTGATGCAGCTGGAGAAGCTATGTCTGGATCTGACGCTTTTCGAATTCATATTTTTTTAGCAACATCAACACTTCATATGGAATCTAAATTAAAAAAAAATTTCAATGAAATAATAGATATGGCTATATTTTCAGTAAAAAAAGCCTTACGTTATACTGATGATATTGAGTTTTCTTGCGAAGATGCAAGTAGAACCACAATGGATAATTTATGTCGTATTGTAGAAAAATTAATAAAATCAGGAGTAAAAACAATTAATATACCTGATACTGTAGGATATTCAATACCTAATGAATTATCTTCTATTATTAAAAATTTATTTGAACGAGTACCTAATATTCATAAATCTATAATTTCTGTACATTGTCATGACGACTTAGGTATGGCTGTAGGAAACTCAATATCAGCTATACAAGCAGGTGCTCGACAAATAGAAGGTACTATCAATGGGATTGGTGAAAGGGCAGGGAATACAGCTCTAGAAGAAGTTATTATGGCTATAAAAGTTAGAGAAGATCTATTAGGTGTTTCAACTAATATAAATTACAAAGAAATTTATCGTACAAGTCAAATTGTTAGTCGAATATGCAACATGCCAATTCCATCTAATAAAGCTATAGTAGGAAGTAACGCATTTGCACATTCTTCAGGTATTCATCAAGATGGTGTTCTAAAAAATAGAAAAAATTATGAAATTATTGAACCTAGTAGTATTGGTTTAAAAGAAGTCAAACTTAATTTAACTTCTCGTTCAGGAAGAGCAGCAGTAAAATATTATATGGATCAAATGGGTTATGATAAAACCGATTATAATATAGATAAACTATATACTGATTTTTTAAAATTAGCAGATAAAAAAGGTCAAGTTTTTGATTATGATTTAGAATCATTAGCATTTATTAATAATAAACAAGATCATTTGGAATATTTTTGTTTGAAATTTTTTAGCGTGCAATCCATTTCTAATGGTTTATCTACTGCTTCAGTTAAATTATTATGTGGTAAAAAAATACACACAGAATCATCTACTACGAGTAATGGACCAGTTGATGCAATTTATCAAGCATTGAATAGAATTACATGCTTTCCAATAATTTTGCAGAAATTTCAACTTGTCGCAAAAGGTAAGGGTAAAGATGCATTAGGTCAAGTAGATATTCTAGTTGAACATGAAAAACGGGAATTTCATGGCGTAGGTTTAGCAACTGATATAATTGAATCCTCAGCTCAAGCAATGATTAATGTATTGAATAATATATGGAAAGCAAAACAAGTAAATAAACAATTGAAAATTTTGAAAAAATTTAAAAAAAATTAGTATTTTACTATAAGAAAAAATAATTTTTTAATTCTTATTTTATGGAGAATTTTTTATGAAAAAAAATTATCGTATTGCCGTTTTACCTGGTGATGGTATAGGTCCTGAAGTTATGCGAGAAGCATATAAAATTTTAAATATATTGAAAAAAAAATTTTCATTATGTTTAGAAATTCAAGAATTTAATATCGGGGGTGTTGCTATTGATCGAGAAGGTGTTGCTTTGCCAAAAACTACATTATCAGGATGTGAAAATTCTGATGCTATTTTATTTGGTTCAGTAGGAGGATCTAAATGGGATAAACTTCCAATAGAAAAACGTCCTGAAAGAGCTTCTTTATTACCTTTAAGAAAACATTTTAATCTTTTTTCTAATTTAAGACCTGCTAAAATATATCCAGACTTAAAATCTTTATCTCCTCTTCGATCCAGCATTTTAAATAATGGTTTTGATATTTTATGTGTTAGAGAATTAACAGGAGGGATTTATTTCGGGAAACCTAAGGGTTATATTTGCGAGAATAATATTAAATATGCCTTTGATACAGAAATTTATCATGAGTATGAAATTATTCGCATTGCTCATTTAGCTTTTAAATTAGCACGTTCCAGAAAAAATAAAGTTTGTTCTATAGATAAATCAAACGTTTTACAAAGTTCTGTTTTATGGAGAGAAGTAGTGCAAGATGTTTCCAGGGAATATCCTGATGTTAATCTCTCTCATTTATATATTGATAATGCTACTATGCAGATTATTAAGAATCCTAGTCAATTTGACGTATTATTATGTTCTAATCTTTTTGGAGATATTATTTCTGATGAATGTGCTGTGATTACCGGTTCTATTGGATTATTACCATCAGCAAGTTTAAATGAAAAAAATTTTGGTTTATATGAACCCGCAGGGGGGTCTGCGCCTGATATTAAGGGTAAAAATATTGCTAATCCTATTGCTCAAATTCTTTCACTTTCCATGTTATTTAGATATGGTATGAAATTAAATGAAATAGCAGATAAAATTGATAATGCTGTAAATTGTGCGTTAAAAAAGGGTTATAGGACTCTAGATATATCCAATAATAATCATTTTCTAAAAACAAATGAAATGGGTGATGTTATTGCTAATTGTTTAATTAATGGTGAATAAAAATGAAAAAAACGTTATATGATAAAATATATGATTCACATATTGTTTATAAAGAAAAAAATAATACATCGCTTTTATATATAGATTTACATTTATTACATGAAGTTACATCACCTCAAGCTTTTGATTCATTACGAGATAAAAAACGTACAGTTAGACAACCTAAAAAAACTTTTGCAACTATGGATCATAACGTTTCTACTCAAAGTAAAGATATTAATGCATCTGGTTCTATGGCAAAAATACAGATGGAACAATTAATAAAAAATTGCCATGAATTTAATATATCATTATATGATATAAAAAATCCTAATCAAGGGATAGTGCATGTTATTGGTCCTGAAAAGGGTATGACTTTACCAGGTATGACCATTGTATGCGGTGATTCTCATACGTCTACTCATGGTGCTTTTGGTGCATTATCTTTTGGTATTGGTACTTCAGAAGTAGAACATGTTCTTGCTACACAGACATTAAAACAACAACGTTTTAAAAATATGAAAATAGAAATTACAGGAGAAAAGCAAAAATATATTACTGCTAAAGATATAATCTTGTTTATTATTGGGAAATTAGGATCATCAGGAGCTACGGGGTATATAATTGAATTTTGCGGAGATGTAATTAAAAAAATGAGTATGGAAGAAAGAATGACAATTTGTAATATGGCAATTGAAATAGGGGCTAAATCAGGATTAATAGCACCAGATCAAATTACATATTCGTATTTAAAAAATAAAATATATTCTCCGTCTGGTATTTTTTGGGAAAAATCCTTAGTGTTTTGGGAAAAATTAAAATCTGATGAAGATGCTTTTTTTGATAAGGTTGTCAATATAAATATATCTAATCTTTCCCCACAAATCACTTGGGGGACTAATCCTGATCAGGTGATTGCTATTGATGAAAAAATACCTGATTTTAATGTTTTAAAAAACTCAATTAAGAGAGATTTAGCAAAATCTGCTTGTAAATATATGGGTTTAAAAACTGGGACTTATCTAACTGACGTTTTTATTGATAAAGTTTTTATTGGTTCTTGCACTAATGGGAGGATAGAAGATTTAAGGGCAGCATCTAAGGTGATTAGAAATAAAAAAATTTCAAGTAATGTTAAAGCTATTGTTGTTCCAGGTTCAGGTTCTGTAAAAAGAGATGCTGAAAATGAAGGGTTAGATAAAATTTTTATTAATGCAGGATTCGAATGGCGTTTACCTGGCTGTTCTATGTGTTTGGGAATGAACAAAGATAGATTAAATGATGGTGAACGCTGTGCTTCTACCAGTAATCGGAATTTTGAGGGGCGGCAGGGTAGGGGGGGGCGAACACATTTGGTAAGTCCGGTAATGGC is a window of Buchnera aphidicola (Sitobion avenae) DNA encoding:
- the leuA gene encoding 2-isopropylmalate synthase produces the protein MNSKVIIFDTTLRDGEQALQASLSVKEKLQIALSLEKSGVDIMEIGFPISSPGDFKSIQTISKKIKNSRICSLARCVEKDIDAAGEAMSGSDAFRIHIFLATSTLHMESKLKKNFNEIIDMAIFSVKKALRYTDDIEFSCEDASRTTMDNLCRIVEKLIKSGVKTINIPDTVGYSIPNELSSIIKNLFERVPNIHKSIISVHCHDDLGMAVGNSISAIQAGARQIEGTINGIGERAGNTALEEVIMAIKVREDLLGVSTNINYKEIYRTSQIVSRICNMPIPSNKAIVGSNAFAHSSGIHQDGVLKNRKNYEIIEPSSIGLKEVKLNLTSRSGRAAVKYYMDQMGYDKTDYNIDKLYTDFLKLADKKGQVFDYDLESLAFINNKQDHLEYFCLKFFSVQSISNGLSTASVKLLCGKKIHTESSTTSNGPVDAIYQALNRITCFPIILQKFQLVAKGKGKDALGQVDILVEHEKREFHGVGLATDIIESSAQAMINVLNNIWKAKQVNKQLKILKKFKKN
- the leuB gene encoding 3-isopropylmalate dehydrogenase, with the protein product MKKNYRIAVLPGDGIGPEVMREAYKILNILKKKFSLCLEIQEFNIGGVAIDREGVALPKTTLSGCENSDAILFGSVGGSKWDKLPIEKRPERASLLPLRKHFNLFSNLRPAKIYPDLKSLSPLRSSILNNGFDILCVRELTGGIYFGKPKGYICENNIKYAFDTEIYHEYEIIRIAHLAFKLARSRKNKVCSIDKSNVLQSSVLWREVVQDVSREYPDVNLSHLYIDNATMQIIKNPSQFDVLLCSNLFGDIISDECAVITGSIGLLPSASLNEKNFGLYEPAGGSAPDIKGKNIANPIAQILSLSMLFRYGMKLNEIADKIDNAVNCALKKGYRTLDISNNNHFLKTNEMGDVIANCLINGE
- the leuC gene encoding 3-isopropylmalate dehydratase large subunit is translated as MKKTLYDKIYDSHIVYKEKNNTSLLYIDLHLLHEVTSPQAFDSLRDKKRTVRQPKKTFATMDHNVSTQSKDINASGSMAKIQMEQLIKNCHEFNISLYDIKNPNQGIVHVIGPEKGMTLPGMTIVCGDSHTSTHGAFGALSFGIGTSEVEHVLATQTLKQQRFKNMKIEITGEKQKYITAKDIILFIIGKLGSSGATGYIIEFCGDVIKKMSMEERMTICNMAIEIGAKSGLIAPDQITYSYLKNKIYSPSGIFWEKSLVFWEKLKSDEDAFFDKVVNINISNLSPQITWGTNPDQVIAIDEKIPDFNVLKNSIKRDLAKSACKYMGLKTGTYLTDVFIDKVFIGSCTNGRIEDLRAASKVIRNKKISSNVKAIVVPGSGSVKRDAENEGLDKIFINAGFEWRLPGCSMCLGMNKDRLNDGERCASTSNRNFEGRQGRGGRTHLVSPVMAAAAAIYGRFFDVRNLDDSESN